A stretch of Candidatus Edwardsbacteria bacterium DNA encodes these proteins:
- a CDS encoding metallophosphoesterase family protein produces the protein MAFSVLALAGSFGKQHKPEIKKGPYLSWDGDPQTTMTISWETNIPVSGKLAYGPKGKINRILRDDQAGTLHHLRIKDLKPDTRYYYQLLNVVAPVCSFKTAPREMRDFNFVIYGDTRTFPEQHKKVIAAITQYNPEFLIHTGDYIQDGRIWDQWQEFFDASRSFSSFIPLLTVIGNHERTADNYLKLFALPGNEQWYSFDYLNAHFVMLNTEEDFSPGSLQYQWVEAELKNSRPKYKWLFVIQHRQTFSSGKRGSDKKILENLEPLFRHNQVDMVFCGHEHFYERQRQAGVNYIITGGGGAPLYEVNPGDSTFHAESSLHYCQIEISDSTAKVRMVRVDGTSPDSLVIKK, from the coding sequence ATGGCTTTCTCTGTGTTAGCCCTGGCCGGATCGTTCGGGAAACAACACAAGCCCGAGATCAAAAAAGGCCCCTACCTATCCTGGGATGGCGACCCCCAGACCACCATGACCATAAGCTGGGAGACCAATATTCCTGTTTCCGGAAAACTGGCCTACGGGCCCAAGGGCAAGATAAACCGCATCTTGCGGGACGACCAGGCCGGGACTCTGCACCACCTGAGGATAAAGGATCTTAAACCCGACACCCGCTACTACTACCAACTGCTGAACGTGGTCGCCCCGGTCTGCAGTTTTAAGACCGCACCCCGGGAGATGCGGGATTTCAATTTTGTCATCTACGGCGACACCCGAACCTTCCCGGAGCAGCACAAAAAGGTGATCGCTGCCATAACCCAATATAATCCCGAGTTCCTTATTCATACCGGCGATTACATCCAGGACGGACGGATCTGGGACCAGTGGCAGGAGTTCTTCGACGCCAGTCGGTCTTTTTCCTCTTTCATTCCCCTGCTGACAGTGATCGGCAACCACGAGAGGACGGCCGATAATTACCTTAAACTATTCGCCCTGCCGGGCAATGAACAGTGGTACTCCTTCGATTATCTGAACGCCCATTTCGTTATGCTCAACACCGAGGAGGATTTCTCGCCAGGCAGTTTGCAATACCAATGGGTTGAGGCCGAGCTTAAAAACTCCCGGCCCAAATACAAATGGCTGTTCGTTATCCAGCACCGCCAGACATTCTCCTCCGGCAAGCGGGGCAGCGACAAAAAGATACTGGAGAATCTGGAGCCGCTGTTCCGCCATAACCAGGTGGACATGGTCTTCTGCGGGCACGAGCATTTTTACGAAAGGCAGCGGCAGGCCGGGGTCAACTACATAATCACCGGAGGGGGCGGGGCGCCGCTGTACGAGGTCAATCCCGGCGATTCCACTTTTCATGCCGAGTCCAGCCTGCATTACTGCCAGATAGAGATCAGCGACAGCACCGCTAAGGTGAGGATGGTCCGGGTGGACGGCACCTCTCCGGATAGTCTGGTGATAAAAAAATAA
- a CDS encoding UbiA family prenyltransferase, protein MINKKSNILDYFFVLRPILLIPAWTMLLVGYARGQGQLSIILVLPKEFWLAVLIYSGLMGAVYIVNQIFDVETDRLNKKLFLVAEGYVNKKAIIIEAAALFLAAIVIGFWKFSVLFGIVIMLSGILGLLYSVPPFKFKAKPFLDMLANGLGYGLLAFAAGWISAGRDNTNIWLFSVPYVLAVSAVYLNTTIPDHNSDQATGNITTGVFMGIKATRWLALTMMLSSLLLSIHFKDYLCLAASGAALPLFVMAVLSANMRWTMLSYQAGSLMLVVLSGILFPVFIPILIATFLALKFYHKWRFGMDYPKFADRA, encoded by the coding sequence ATGATAAATAAAAAATCAAATATCCTGGATTATTTTTTTGTATTGCGGCCGATCCTTTTGATCCCGGCCTGGACCATGCTTTTGGTGGGCTATGCCCGGGGTCAGGGGCAGCTATCAATTATCCTTGTCTTGCCCAAAGAATTCTGGCTGGCTGTGCTGATATACAGCGGCCTGATGGGGGCGGTCTATATAGTCAACCAGATATTCGATGTGGAGACCGACCGACTCAATAAGAAATTATTTCTGGTGGCTGAGGGCTACGTAAACAAAAAAGCCATCATCATCGAAGCCGCAGCCCTTTTCCTGGCGGCTATAGTCATTGGTTTCTGGAAATTCTCCGTTTTATTCGGGATCGTCATCATGCTATCAGGCATTTTAGGCCTGCTGTATTCGGTGCCGCCGTTCAAGTTCAAGGCCAAGCCCTTTCTGGATATGCTGGCCAACGGCTTGGGGTACGGCCTGCTGGCCTTTGCCGCCGGCTGGATCTCTGCCGGCAGGGACAATACCAATATATGGTTGTTCTCCGTCCCCTATGTGCTGGCGGTCTCGGCGGTATACCTGAACACCACCATCCCGGATCACAATTCGGACCAGGCCACCGGCAACATCACAACCGGGGTCTTTATGGGCATCAAAGCCACCCGCTGGCTGGCGCTGACCATGATGCTGTCCAGCCTGCTGCTGTCGATCCATTTTAAGGATTATCTCTGCCTAGCGGCGTCCGGTGCGGCCCTGCCATTGTTCGTGATGGCCGTGCTCTCGGCCAATATGCGCTGGACCATGCTGTCCTACCAGGCCGGCTCGCTGATGCTGGTCGTCCTTTCCGGCATACTGTTCCCGGTGTTCATCCCGATACTGATCGCCACATTTCTGGCCCTGAAGTTCTACCACAAATGGCGGTTTGGAATGGACTATCCGAAATTTGCCGATAGGGCATAA